AAAGGAGAAGCAGAAAAATTACCTTGGTATTCATAAAGTAATTTTGGATCGTATAACGTCCGCTTGTTTGCCTCTATTTGGCGAAAGATCATATTCGCAGAAGGATGATTGGAAGTTGTCAAAATAGATTGTGATAAAGCAGGTTCTCCACTCAGTTTTGCATCCAATACAGAAAAATTGGCTGGAGAAACATCGGATTCAAATCTCAAAAAAGAGTAAGAAAAATTACTACGTTTAATCCCTCGTTTCGAAGGGGAATTGTCCCCCACTAGTGAAAAAAAAACAAAGGCATCCTTAGGTGTTTCTGAAAATTCAGAACGTTTTGAACGTTCAATCGCATGATTCGCTTCAATGGAAAAATTTAAAGTTTTTTTTTCAGCTAACTGAGGTTTTGCTGTCATTTCTAATTTTTTGACTTGGTTTTCTTGGATGGGTGCCAATGCCACCACAGCAAGAAGACCGAATCCAGAAATCAGTGATACAAAAACAGATGCTTGTGGGGAGTTCATAAAGAAACTGTAGAAACATATTTCCTAATCTAAAACACATGTAAACCTATTTTTAAAATAAGAACATAGAATCACCATAGGAATAAAAACGAAACTGGTTCTGTAATGCATACTGATACGCATTCATCACGAGTCGACTATTGGCAAAGGCACTCACAAGTAATAACAAACTCGATTTTGGTAAATGGAAGTTTGTGATCAGTCCATGTACGGATTCAATATTGTCCCCTGGCGACAAAAATATGTCAGTTTGACCCAGGCCTACCTTAAATTTCTGTTGTTGAGAATCAAATACAGTTTCAAGCACTCGGAGCGAAGTCGTTCCGACAGCAATGATCCTACGTCCTTCTTTTTTTGCAGAGTTCAATTGGCTTGCAGACTCATCGGTGATTTCATACCTTTCTTTATGTAGGGTTTTAGTCTGCCATTGTTCGGTGGTTAAGGGACGAAATGTCCCATAACCAACTTGTAAGTTGACTGGTACAAATTGAATCCCAAGCTGGATGAGTTCTAATTTTAACGAATCCGTAAAATGTAGTCCCGCAGTGGGTGCTGCGACGGAACCTGATTTTTTGGCAAAGATGGTTTGGTAACGGAATTTATCATCTTCGATCGCCTTTCGTTTTAAGTAAGGAGGGATGGGGATGGTTCCAAAAACTTCAAAGTCTAAATCCGTAATCGTGCGTTCTGATCTGAGAAGGGATAGTTCGTTGTCCTTGCTTTCATACACAAAAGGGAATTCTTTAAACCCCACTGGCCATAAATTTTCACCTAATCTCAGTTTGGCCCTATTTTTCAATATACAAGACCAGATGTTTGCATTGTCTTCTAAAGTATCTAAAAAAATCGCTTCATGAATCCGCCCGGATTCCACTTGTAAGTACACCCTACGATAGGATACTTTGGTTTCGTTATAAACAAGAACATCACCAGGCTTTAACCAGTTGCGTATGTCCCGAAAAAAAGGTGCTTCCTTAAATGTCTCATTGGCTCTGTCAACGAGGAGTAGTCTCGATTCATCTCTGTTTTTCGCGGGAAAACGAGCAATTTGTTCTTCTGGTAAATGAAAATCAAATTCGTTTAAAAAATCCATCTTGGGATCACCTTAGGAAAACCTTGTCAATTAACCAGAAATATTGGGAATGGTAGGAGAACTATGTGGAAATTTTTAGAGCCGATAGAAAGACATGGGAAATGGATCCTTGCTGTTCTTTTTTTATTCCTTTTGGTTACCTCTGTCACACGTGCCCACCAAAAATCTGATTTTTTGGACTATTACCATGCCAGTGAACGTTGGTCCACAGGGGAAAATTTATACAGATTCGATGTTGCTTTTGAACTCCAATCCAAAATCAAATCTGCTGAGGATTTATTCCTTCCAGAAAACCTACCCCTTCTCCTTTCCCTACAAAATGAAACAGCGACTTATATTTACCCTCCATTGTTCTCATTTTTACTCATACCCATCACATTTTTATCGGAAAATAATGCCGCCTTATTGTTTGAACTCATCAGTTGGATTTCTTTACTTGCGATCTTTTATCTACTCTTCCAAAACAAAGAACTCAATTTAGAAAAACAAAAGTACAAATACATATTGTTAATCACAACGATGGTAATTAATTTTCGATTCATCGAAAGCCATATCCAAAATAACCAAGTAGGAATTTTTCTCATCTTACTTGTGTTAGCATCTATTTTGATTAAAAATGATTTTGTGGGTGGAATTTTGTTAGCTCTTGCAGTTTGCATCAAAATCACACCTCTTGTTTTTCTTTTCGCCTTCGTTTATGAAAAAAAGTTTAGTAGAATCGTTTGGTTTTTTGTGGGACTTTTTCTTTGGAATGCACTCCCACTCACATACAATTGGGAATACACAATCCAAATGTCCAATGAATGGATTTCGCAAATTTTAGGGAACGCTCTGAACAATCCACTTTTACGGTCTTGGAAAAACAACCAATCGCTCCCCTCTACACTCGCAAAGTATTTTGTTTCAGGTGCTGACTTTATCAACCAACCGACATATGGATTACCATTTTTTAATGTATCTCTTTTTACTTTAAAAATCGTTCAAATTATATTCGTTTTGGCATTTGGGATACCACTGCTTCTTTTATGGCGCAAACCGAACCAAAAATGGTCGATCATCTCTTTATTATTTTTAATTTCTGCACTTTTTAGTGGGATCAGTTGGATCCATAGTTTTATCATTTGTTTGGTTCCAGTTTATTTCATATTAAACAAAGTGATTTCAGAAACAAAAATGACTCGATCCGCTTATGTTTTACTTTTCATTTTAAGTTTGCCCATTCTCAGTCATCGTACCTTTATCGGCCAAAAGTTAGAATCCTTTCTTTCAATGTATTCCATTCTCTTTTATTCTACAAGTTTGTTGTATTTTTATATCGTTAGGTTTGCACTTCATGAAAACAATCATCGGAATTGATGTCAGACCACTTGCGTATGGAATCACTGGGAACTCTCGTTATCTTGCGGAAGTTCTGAAAGTTATTTTACCAAAACACAAAGACAAAAAATTTTATTTTTTAAGTAACAAACCAATTCACCCAGTATTCAATGATTTACTTCTGCCAAACGTACATTTGGTGGTAGAATCAAAACCAATCCCTGGACCAATCTATTTAAATTTGATTTTACCAAAAAGACTCAAACAAAACAAAATCGAAGTTTTTTGGGGTACCATTCAAATGTTACCGTTTTTTAAACTACCAATCCCCAGTTACGTGAACTATCACGATCTCAATTTTATATCTGCCCCAGAAACCATGGCAAAATGGAATTATTGGCAACACAAATTATTATCACCAGTTACATTGAAAAATGCAGACAAAATCTTTTGTTTATCCAAAAATACAAAAGAAGAAATCATCCAGTTTCGACCAAATTTCAAAAACAAATGTATCGTTGTATACCCAGGTGTTTCTAAAACAAAAACAAATTTGTCTAAGGTAAAAATCAAATTTCCAAAAGATTTTTTCCTAACAGTAGGAACCCTAGAACCAAGAAAAAATATCAACCGATTGGTAGATGCTTTTTTACATTTTAAAGCAGATCATCCTAAAGACAAACATTCCCTTCTCATCATGGGGAGAAAAGGTTGGGGCGAAGAAGGAGAAATTCTGTATCAAAAGTTAAACGATCCAAAGACCCAAACTTTCGGAATTCAATTCATCGATACACCTGACGAAAACACATTGGCGCTTGCATTCCAATCATGTAAGGCATTCTTTTTTCCATCTTTACACGAAGGGTTTGGTTTGCCATTGCTTGAAGCAATGCTCGAGGGCAAAAGATGTGTTGCATCCGACATCCCAGTATTCAAAGAAATTTTATCTGATCAATGTGATGTTTTCGTAGCACCAAAAGATACGGAATCATGGACCAAAGCCTTTCAGACATTATCAGGACCCAAAAAAGAAAGAGTGCCAAAATTCCCAACTAAATTGTGGACCTGGCAAGAAACCGCGAAAAAGATAGAAGAGGTACTATTTATATGAAAACCATTGATCGTTTGCTCTCAAAGTGGAAAGAATACAAATCTAAAAAAGAAACTGCCTATTTTGGAACGTCTCTTTATGATGAGTTGCATTCAAATCCACTCCCCTCACTTGTTTTAATCATTGGGGCGACTTCATTCTTTTATCTTAGTTTACCGTATATTCACTTACTAGGGAATTTTTTCTTTTGGTTTGTGGGTGTATTGGAAATTACCAAAGTTCTAAAAATCCCTTTTTTGGATGAACTTCGTTATTACCATTACCTTTCCGCTTTTGTTTATTTTTATATTTCCATTTCCCTACTAATCGATGTTAGCCAACTGTTATCAAAATGGAATATTCGCACTGTATTTGTAAAAAATGAACTTTGGCAAATCAAACACTCATGGCTTGGGAAAAAACTCAATCAACATTCTTTGGAAGCAGAAGGACTCTCCCTTTCTTATGAGCATGGTGGGCTTAGCGATTATATTGGCCTCAATCGTTTGGTTTGGGAAAAAGATGGAAAAATACTAATTGTTTCTCCTTATTTTTTTCCAAATAGAAAAAACAAAACCATCGTCAATCGAATGTTAAAACGATAAGAAGGTAGACTTTTTTTGAAAAAACTTTTCATCTTCCTTCTTCTTTTAGGTTTATTTTTATTCCATCTTAGGTATCTATCACGTGCCTTTGATTGGGATTCTTGTGTTTATGCACTGAACATACAAAAAGATCGAATTGAATCTGCTTTTTTTAACCCTCATCATCTTGGATTTGAATCTTCAGGACTATTGTATTGGAAAATGGTTCGTACTTTCTATCAAACCACAGATATTATGTTTTTTCTGCGTTTGCGTATATTGAGTTTTTCACTTTTCTTTTTGGGACTTTTTATTTGGATCTACTACAAACTTTATAAAGATTTTGTCTTAGCCGTTGTACTTGCTCTCGTCATCCAAGTAAGCCAAGCATTTTGGTTTTATAGCTTACACAATGACACACCACTCATTCATTCCTGTCTTATGGCATTGTTGTTTTTGCTAACCATTTATTATCTGCGAAAGGGTCTGAATGCAAAACAGCTGGCCATCTTGTGGTTCATCCAACTTTTTTCGATTTATTTCCATCAGTCGAATGTGATACATTTTGGAATGGTACCAATGGCAATATTTTTATCGCCAAATCGAAGTTTAGGTACAAAACTTAGAGTCATATTCGTCTATTTGGCTTGCTTAGGACTTGTCACGATCTTTTCTTATTTGTTCGTTGGATTTGTGATCCTAAAAAGAGGCCTTGGACCTATCGACGAAAAACATTTTTCATTCTGGATGTTTTTGTATGCGGCCATCAATCGTTGGGGAACAAGCCTTGGTGAAGAAAAAAATTACGTATTGTACTTTTATCGAGGCATTGGTGATGCTTTTTTAGTCTTTCAAAATGTAATCCCCAAATTTCGAGTGAACCTTTTTGATTTCCAAAACCCAAAACACCTACCATATAATTTAAATCTTTTGTTCTGGATTTTTAGTTTATGTTTAGGAATTTTGAATTTTCGTACCATGTGGGCAAAATACAAACAAGAAATATTGGTTCTGACATTTTGGTTGGTACCGTCCATCGTCTTCTATACATGGTGGGAAGGTTATTTTTTTGAATTCTGGGTTGGGACAACCATTGGACTTTGGATTCTCAATTCCTTTATCCTCAACTCATACCGAAACGATTTACTTCCAAAGTTTTCAAACTCAATCTTACATACAACTTATACCTTAGTTTTTATCTTTTATTTCCTTACCAATTTTACATTTTCCACTCTACCTAGATCGATAGGTCCCAAATTCGGTTATACTGAGGGAATCCAAGGCCCCGTTGAAAAATTAGCAGAAGAAACAATCTACAGATAGGACACGCAAGATGTTATTTAACTCATTTG
This Leptospira biflexa serovar Patoc strain 'Patoc 1 (Paris)' DNA region includes the following protein-coding sequences:
- the queA gene encoding tRNA preQ1(34) S-adenosylmethionine ribosyltransferase-isomerase QueA — encoded protein: MDFLNEFDFHLPEEQIARFPAKNRDESRLLLVDRANETFKEAPFFRDIRNWLKPGDVLVYNETKVSYRRVYLQVESGRIHEAIFLDTLEDNANIWSCILKNRAKLRLGENLWPVGFKEFPFVYESKDNELSLLRSERTITDLDFEVFGTIPIPPYLKRKAIEDDKFRYQTIFAKKSGSVAAPTAGLHFTDSLKLELIQLGIQFVPVNLQVGYGTFRPLTTEQWQTKTLHKERYEITDESASQLNSAKKEGRRIIAVGTTSLRVLETVFDSQQQKFKVGLGQTDIFLSPGDNIESVHGLITNFHLPKSSLLLLVSAFANSRLVMNAYQYALQNQFRFYSYGDSMFLF
- a CDS encoding glycosyltransferase family 87 protein codes for the protein MWKFLEPIERHGKWILAVLFLFLLVTSVTRAHQKSDFLDYYHASERWSTGENLYRFDVAFELQSKIKSAEDLFLPENLPLLLSLQNETATYIYPPLFSFLLIPITFLSENNAALLFELISWISLLAIFYLLFQNKELNLEKQKYKYILLITTMVINFRFIESHIQNNQVGIFLILLVLASILIKNDFVGGILLALAVCIKITPLVFLFAFVYEKKFSRIVWFFVGLFLWNALPLTYNWEYTIQMSNEWISQILGNALNNPLLRSWKNNQSLPSTLAKYFVSGADFINQPTYGLPFFNVSLFTLKIVQIIFVLAFGIPLLLLWRKPNQKWSIISLLFLISALFSGISWIHSFIICLVPVYFILNKVISETKMTRSAYVLLFILSLPILSHRTFIGQKLESFLSMYSILFYSTSLLYFYIVRFALHENNHRN
- a CDS encoding glycosyltransferase family 4 protein is translated as MKTIIGIDVRPLAYGITGNSRYLAEVLKVILPKHKDKKFYFLSNKPIHPVFNDLLLPNVHLVVESKPIPGPIYLNLILPKRLKQNKIEVFWGTIQMLPFFKLPIPSYVNYHDLNFISAPETMAKWNYWQHKLLSPVTLKNADKIFCLSKNTKEEIIQFRPNFKNKCIVVYPGVSKTKTNLSKVKIKFPKDFFLTVGTLEPRKNINRLVDAFLHFKADHPKDKHSLLIMGRKGWGEEGEILYQKLNDPKTQTFGIQFIDTPDENTLALAFQSCKAFFFPSLHEGFGLPLLEAMLEGKRCVASDIPVFKEILSDQCDVFVAPKDTESWTKAFQTLSGPKKERVPKFPTKLWTWQETAKKIEEVLFI
- a CDS encoding LIMLP_18675 family protein, which translates into the protein MKTIDRLLSKWKEYKSKKETAYFGTSLYDELHSNPLPSLVLIIGATSFFYLSLPYIHLLGNFFFWFVGVLEITKVLKIPFLDELRYYHYLSAFVYFYISISLLIDVSQLLSKWNIRTVFVKNELWQIKHSWLGKKLNQHSLEAEGLSLSYEHGGLSDYIGLNRLVWEKDGKILIVSPYFFPNRKNKTIVNRMLKR